A genomic segment from Chitinophagaceae bacterium encodes:
- a CDS encoding efflux RND transporter permease subunit, with product MKKLTEGISKKFKEFSPTSWSVDNRVAIYVIAIIICAYGLIKFNTLPKEQFPDIVVPTISVTTIYAGNSPKDIENLVTQPIEKELKAISGAKVNKINSISQQDYSLIIIEFDTDVKTEIAKQKVQDAIDRAKSDLPNDLTSDPVAKEFDFSEMPIMYINISGDFDGLKLKKYAEDLQDEFENLPEINRAEIIGAPEREIQVNADPYKMEATRISFMDIENAISRENHDITVGQIDVGPMERTLKVKGQFTDAKSMKDIVVRSSAQGGWAYLRDIAQVIDTVKEKESYARLNGKNVVTINIIKRAGENLIEAATKIKTIVANMKEKEQLPPNLNVMITGDTSKATETSFNELVNTIIIGFILVLVILMFFMGVTNAFFVALSVPLSVFVAFLFLPVADFIVGTSVTLNFIVLFGLLFGLGIIVDDAIVVIENTHRIYNNGKIPIIRSAKEAAGEVFIPVMAGTVTTLAPFFPLLFWKGIIGKFMIYLPVILILTLTASLIVAFIFNPVFAVSFMRPEGKEHEEPKKAIFKKPWFWTFLAFGILSQLAAWHGVGNFLFFMLLLAVLNRFVFRDIIHLFQNKLLPALMARYEKLLRWALKGWRPTWLLVGLFVLFPVSFILLLLRGNDTTFFPSGDPHFIYVYLKMPIGTRVETTDSITAILEKRVLKVLASEQPGTPGSIVESVITNVANSANNPRDNNRSIQPNLGRIQVSFVEYEKRHGKKTKPFLEDIRNQMKGIPGASIEVGQEDAGPPTDPPVNIEVEGENYEAISRIATSLLNYLDTNRVEGIENLHLNVDLNSPEITLKVDRERATMEGLSTGQVGSELRTGVFGKEISKIKEGEDEIKIQLRYNSDLRNNIADLMNKRITFLDMSSMRVKSIPITTIASIDYTTTSGAVMRKNVKRNIQLQSNVLNPSMTAKINKQLAEKIKVFKSKNNIPAGINIRQTGQGEQEAETSKFLGTALVIALGLIFLILVLQFNSVSKPFIVLTEIFFSVIGVMLGYAITGMTIASIMFGVGIVGLAGIVIKNGILLIEFTDELRGRGLRTREAAIQAGKIRIIPVMLTAIATILGLLPLAVGFNINFASFFQHLNPKIFFGGDSVVFWGPLSWTIIFGLIFAFFLTLMMVPSMYIIAERLRRPMEKFYGTRFIALLGFLGPLFFLFVGIMYFVRWIQGKKVWNGTYKK from the coding sequence ATGAAGAAACTAACAGAGGGGATTTCCAAAAAATTTAAAGAATTTTCTCCAACCAGTTGGTCTGTTGACAACAGGGTTGCTATTTATGTAATTGCCATTATTATTTGCGCTTACGGCCTCATTAAATTTAATACTTTACCCAAGGAGCAGTTTCCCGATATTGTTGTACCCACCATTAGCGTTACCACAATCTATGCAGGCAATTCGCCAAAAGATATTGAAAACCTGGTAACCCAACCCATAGAAAAAGAGTTGAAAGCAATAAGTGGCGCAAAAGTGAATAAAATCAACAGTATTTCCCAGCAGGATTACAGCCTCATCATTATTGAATTTGACACCGATGTAAAAACAGAAATAGCCAAACAAAAAGTTCAGGATGCCATAGACAGGGCAAAATCTGATTTACCCAACGACCTCACTTCCGATCCAGTGGCAAAGGAATTTGACTTTAGCGAAATGCCGATAATGTACATCAATATCAGCGGGGATTTTGACGGACTTAAATTAAAAAAATATGCCGAAGACCTGCAGGATGAATTTGAAAACCTGCCCGAAATAAACCGTGCAGAAATTATTGGCGCACCCGAAAGGGAAATACAGGTAAATGCAGATCCGTATAAAATGGAAGCCACCCGTATCTCTTTTATGGATATTGAAAACGCCATAAGCCGTGAAAACCACGACATCACCGTGGGACAAATTGATGTGGGGCCAATGGAACGCACCTTAAAAGTAAAAGGCCAGTTTACCGATGCCAAAAGCATGAAGGATATTGTAGTACGCAGCAGTGCACAAGGTGGCTGGGCCTATTTGCGGGACATAGCTCAGGTAATTGACACCGTAAAAGAAAAAGAAAGCTATGCACGCCTTAACGGTAAAAATGTAGTAACCATAAATATAATTAAGCGTGCCGGCGAAAACCTTATTGAAGCTGCTACAAAAATTAAAACTATTGTAGCCAACATGAAAGAAAAGGAGCAATTGCCTCCCAACCTTAATGTAATGATTACCGGCGATACCAGCAAAGCAACGGAAACCTCATTTAACGAATTGGTAAACACCATTATCATTGGCTTTATTTTGGTATTGGTAATATTGATGTTTTTTATGGGGGTAACCAATGCATTTTTTGTTGCCCTTAGTGTACCACTAAGTGTGTTTGTAGCATTTTTATTTTTACCGGTTGCCGATTTTATTGTGGGCACTTCGGTTACGCTCAATTTTATTGTATTATTTGGTTTGCTCTTTGGCCTGGGTATTATTGTAGATGACGCCATTGTGGTAATTGAAAATACACACCGCATTTATAATAATGGAAAAATACCCATTATTAGAAGCGCCAAAGAAGCGGCAGGTGAAGTATTTATTCCCGTAATGGCCGGTACAGTAACCACCTTAGCGCCATTTTTTCCTTTGCTGTTCTGGAAAGGCATTATTGGTAAATTTATGATTTACCTGCCGGTAATTTTAATTTTAACTTTAACCGCATCTTTAATTGTTGCGTTTATTTTTAACCCGGTATTTGCGGTAAGCTTTATGCGCCCCGAAGGCAAAGAACATGAAGAACCCAAAAAAGCCATATTTAAAAAACCCTGGTTTTGGACATTTTTAGCCTTTGGGATTTTATCTCAATTAGCTGCATGGCATGGCGTGGGTAATTTCTTATTTTTTATGCTATTACTTGCCGTGCTCAACCGTTTTGTTTTTAGGGATATCATCCATTTATTTCAAAATAAACTATTGCCGGCTTTAATGGCCAGGTATGAAAAATTATTGAGATGGGCGCTTAAAGGATGGAGGCCAACCTGGCTTTTGGTGGGCTTGTTTGTTTTGTTCCCGGTATCTTTTATTCTATTGCTCCTTAGGGGAAACGATACTACATTTTTCCCCAGTGGTGATCCTCATTTTATTTATGTGTACCTCAAAATGCCCATAGGCACACGTGTTGAAACAACAGACAGTATAACGGCAATATTGGAGAAAAGGGTATTAAAAGTATTAGCTTCAGAACAACCCGGAACTCCGGGAAGCATTGTGGAAAGCGTAATTACCAATGTGGCCAATAGCGCCAACAACCCAAGGGATAATAACCGCAGCATACAACCCAACCTGGGCCGTATACAGGTATCCTTTGTAGAATATGAAAAAAGGCATGGTAAAAAAACAAAACCATTTTTGGAAGACATCCGGAATCAAATGAAAGGCATTCCCGGTGCAAGCATTGAAGTGGGCCAGGAAGATGCCGGGCCGCCAACTGACCCACCGGTTAATATAGAAGTGGAAGGTGAAAACTATGAAGCAATTTCCAGGATAGCCACATCTTTGCTCAATTATTTAGATACCAACCGTGTAGAAGGAATTGAAAACCTACACTTAAACGTTGACCTCAACAGCCCGGAGATAACCCTAAAAGTAGATAGGGAAAGGGCTACCATGGAAGGCCTCAGCACCGGGCAGGTAGGATCTGAATTGCGAACAGGCGTTTTTGGCAAGGAAATTAGTAAAATAAAAGAAGGGGAAGATGAAATAAAAATTCAACTGCGTTATAACAGTGATTTACGTAATAATATTGCCGACCTCATGAACAAGCGCATTACCTTTTTGGATATGTCAAGCATGAGGGTAAAATCTATCCCTATTACTACTATTGCCAGTATTGATTATACCACAACATCAGGCGCTGTAATGCGTAAAAATGTTAAACGCAATATACAGCTCCAATCCAATGTGCTTAATCCATCTATGACGGCAAAAATAAACAAGCAACTTGCAGAAAAAATTAAAGTATTTAAATCAAAAAATAATATCCCTGCAGGCATCAACATCCGCCAAACAGGCCAGGGTGAACAGGAAGCAGAAACATCAAAATTCTTAGGTACCGCCCTGGTTATAGCCCTGGGATTGATTTTTTTAATTTTAGTTTTGCAATTTAATTCTGTAAGCAAACCATTTATTGTTTTAACAGAAATATTTTTCTCTGTAATAGGTGTAATGCTTGGCTATGCCATTACAGGCATGACCATAGCTTCAATAATGTTTGGCGTAGGTATAGTAGGCCTTGCGGGCATTGTAATTAAAAACGGTATTTTACTTATTGAATTTACCGATGAATTAAGAGGAAGGGGTTTGCGAACAAGAGAAGCAGCCATACAGGCCGGAAAAATAAGGATCATACCCGTAATGCTTACTGCTATTGCAACCATTTTGGGTTTACTGCCTTTAGCGGTTGGGTTCAATATTAATTTTGCATCTTTCTTTCAGCACTTAAATCCTAAAATATTTTTTGGCGGGGATAGCGTGGTATTTTGGGGGCCGCTAAGCTGGACGATTATTTTCGGTTTAATCTTTGCCTTCTTCCTCACATTAATGATGGTACCCAGCATGTATATTATTGCCGAAAGGCTGAGAAGACCAATGGAAAAGTTTTATGGCACCAGGTTTATTGCTTTGCTCGGGTTTTTAGGTCCACTCTTTTTCCTGTTTGTCGGCATCATGTATTTTGTGAGATGGATACAGGGAAAAAAGGTTTGGAATGGTACATATAAAAAATAA
- a CDS encoding DUF47 domain-containing protein, with translation MSGFNSILKIFLPKDRVFYQLFEVVAEELVKMGVALKEVVNEPDFEKRAALIKKIEDMEHVNDDHTHQIFTELSRNFITPFDREDIHSLATSLDDIADYIYASAKKINFYRVNPNDIGIQKFADLICLGCVQVHKAVTELRNMKNMRQITDALVAINSIENQGDDIFDMSIERLFATEPDAKEVIKKREIYQIMEVVTDKCEDAANVIESIIIKYA, from the coding sequence ATGTCTGGATTCAACTCAATTCTAAAAATCTTTCTACCAAAGGACAGGGTGTTTTATCAATTATTTGAAGTTGTAGCCGAAGAACTGGTGAAAATGGGAGTAGCACTAAAAGAAGTAGTAAACGAACCCGACTTTGAAAAAAGGGCTGCCCTAATTAAGAAAATTGAAGACATGGAGCATGTAAACGATGACCATACCCACCAGATATTTACCGAACTCAGCCGCAATTTTATTACGCCTTTCGACCGGGAAGATATACATTCCCTGGCTACATCCCTGGATGATATTGCAGATTATATTTATGCCTCTGCCAAAAAAATTAATTTTTACCGGGTTAACCCCAACGATATTGGCATACAAAAATTTGCCGACCTTATTTGCCTGGGTTGCGTGCAGGTACACAAAGCCGTAACCGAATTGCGGAACATGAAAAATATGCGCCAAATTACCGATGCATTAGTGGCTATAAATAGTATAGAAAACCAGGGCGACGATATTTTTGATATGAGTATTGAAAGGCTTTTTGCCACCGAACCCGATGCAAAAGAAGTAATTAAAAAAAGGGAAATTTACCAGATAATGGAAGTAGTAACAGACAAGTGCGAAGATGCAGCCAATGTTATTGAAAGTATTATTATTAAATACGCATAA
- a CDS encoding HAMP domain-containing histidine kinase: protein MISEKNFTPKQLAALTAVLLSVPIAIVIFIFKPVWWVALLSTAVIFVGSYLLFLKMLQVFIYRKIKLIYKLISHTKASKKEEFYYKNLLPQQTIEEVRLDVEKWAEEKKLEIETLKQNEVFRKEFLQNLSHELKTPIFAIQGYIDTLLNGALYDKDNNISFLQKAGRNAERLVGLTRDLDEISKLESGQVNIAAENFVIQDLVKEVFDSLYLKAKDRGIALGIKKGCEAPLMVSADREKIRQVLINLIDNAIKYGKDNGIVEASFYKVEDKKILIEISDNGVGITEDHLPRVFERFYRTELARTRKVGGSGLGLAICKHIIEAHDQTIHVRSKKDVGTTIGFTLEEK from the coding sequence ATGATATCAGAAAAAAATTTTACTCCAAAACAACTCGCTGCACTTACAGCAGTTTTACTTTCGGTACCTATAGCCATAGTGATTTTTATTTTTAAACCCGTATGGTGGGTAGCCCTGCTTAGCACTGCTGTTATTTTTGTTGGCAGTTATTTACTTTTTTTAAAAATGCTGCAGGTTTTTATTTACCGTAAAATAAAACTTATTTACAAATTGATTTCCCACACCAAAGCAAGCAAAAAGGAAGAGTTTTATTATAAAAATTTATTGCCGCAGCAAACTATTGAAGAAGTAAGGCTGGATGTAGAAAAATGGGCCGAAGAAAAAAAGCTGGAAATTGAAACCCTGAAACAAAACGAGGTTTTTAGAAAAGAATTTTTACAAAACCTGAGCCACGAATTGAAAACACCCATTTTTGCCATACAGGGGTATATTGATACGCTTTTAAATGGTGCGCTTTACGATAAGGATAACAATATTTCTTTTTTGCAAAAAGCCGGCCGTAATGCCGAAAGGCTCGTGGGCCTTACCCGGGACCTGGATGAAATCTCAAAACTGGAAAGTGGCCAGGTTAATATTGCCGCCGAAAATTTTGTAATTCAAGATCTGGTAAAAGAAGTATTTGATTCCCTTTACCTAAAGGCAAAAGATCGGGGTATTGCCCTTGGTATCAAAAAGGGCTGCGAAGCGCCATTGATGGTTAGTGCCGACAGGGAAAAAATAAGGCAGGTGCTCATAAACCTCATTGACAATGCCATAAAGTACGGCAAAGACAATGGCATTGTTGAAGCCAGCTTTTATAAAGTAGAAGATAAAAAAATCCTCATTGAAATAAGCGACAATGGAGTGGGGATAACCGAAGACCACCTGCCCAGGGTGTTTGAAAGGTTTTACCGTACAGAGCTTGCCAGAACCCGTAAAGTGGGTGGCAGCGGGCTTGGCCTGGCCATATGTAAACATATTATTGAGGCCCATGACCAAACCATTCATGTAAGGAGCAAAAAAGATGTAGGAACTACAATTGGGTTTACTTTAGAAGAGAAATAA
- the galE gene encoding UDP-glucose 4-epimerase GalE, translated as MKKILVTGGCGYIGSHTIVDLLQNGYSVICADNNSRSHAQVLKGVEKITGVKVKNYNIDLCNFDDTCAVFQENPDISGIIHFAAYKAVGESVEQPLMYYENNINSLLNVLKCALEFKVLDFVFSSSCTVYGNPAEIPVTEDTVWKPAESPYGNTKQMGEEIIMHTTKQNKNLNAVLLRYFNPVGAHPSIEIGEMPLGKPANLVPAITQTAIGKLKQMQVWGSDYSTRDGSCVRDYIHVSDIAHAHTLALNYLIEKRNASNCEVFNLGTGNGNTVFEVIQSFEKVSGQKLNYKVGPRRSGDVIAIYANNDKAKNTLGWNPAFTLDEMMDTAWKWELKLKKDENFFGSNIAEFN; from the coding sequence ATGAAAAAAATATTGGTAACCGGTGGATGCGGTTATATAGGATCGCACACAATAGTGGATTTATTGCAAAACGGGTATAGCGTTATTTGTGCCGATAATAATAGCCGCAGCCATGCACAGGTTTTAAAAGGTGTGGAAAAAATTACCGGGGTAAAAGTAAAAAATTACAATATTGATCTTTGCAATTTTGATGATACCTGTGCCGTGTTTCAGGAAAACCCCGATATTTCCGGCATCATCCATTTTGCTGCATATAAAGCAGTAGGCGAAAGCGTGGAACAGCCGCTTATGTACTATGAAAACAATATCAACTCCCTGCTTAATGTTTTAAAATGTGCCCTGGAATTTAAGGTTTTGGATTTTGTCTTTTCCTCATCCTGCACCGTTTACGGAAACCCTGCTGAAATACCGGTAACAGAAGATACGGTATGGAAACCGGCCGAATCGCCTTATGGAAATACCAAGCAAATGGGTGAAGAAATAATTATGCATACCACAAAGCAAAACAAAAATCTTAATGCTGTATTGCTGCGCTATTTTAACCCTGTTGGCGCCCACCCAAGTATAGAAATTGGCGAAATGCCCCTGGGCAAACCGGCCAACCTGGTTCCGGCAATTACACAAACGGCAATTGGTAAGTTAAAACAAATGCAGGTTTGGGGCAGCGACTATTCCACTAGGGACGGAAGCTGTGTGAGGGATTATATCCATGTAAGCGATATTGCACATGCCCATACTTTGGCGCTTAATTACCTTATTGAAAAAAGAAATGCATCAAACTGCGAAGTTTTTAATTTAGGTACAGGAAACGGCAATACCGTTTTTGAAGTAATACAATCCTTTGAGAAAGTAAGCGGCCAAAAGTTGAATTATAAAGTGGGCCCAAGGCGCAGCGGCGATGTTATAGCCATATATGCCAATAATGATAAAGCCAAAAATACCCTGGGCTGGAACCCTGCTTTTACCCTGGATGAAATGATGGACACCGCATGGAAATGGGAGCTAAAACTTAAAAAAGATGAAAACTTTTTTGGAAGCAATATAGCAGAGTTTAATTAA
- a CDS encoding LLM class flavin-dependent oxidoreductase, translating to MELGIGMFGDNHYDKNGKPLPADERLKELIEEIKLMDETGLDFFGIGEHHRPDYAVSVPEIILAAAATVTKNIKLGSAVNVISSSDPVRLYQSFAMIDLLSNGRAELMAGRGSFIESFPIYGFKLEDYDELFEEKLHLLVKINKENPITWKGKHRAALNHQLILPRPINNHLNMWVAVGGTPESVLRAGNLGLPVMFAIIGGNPAQFKPLFDYYKKVYNLAGHSENKMQVGVHMHAFFGEKSGAVANEYYPVYAAQMNRIGQTRGWPAYSQNQYDIGRGKNGHLIIGDASEAVEKILQMQEMFGLTRFSAHMDMGGPSHTSLMKSIEIFGDKISPKVRAALKQKG from the coding sequence ATGGAATTAGGTATAGGAATGTTTGGTGATAACCACTACGATAAAAATGGCAAACCTTTGCCTGCAGATGAAAGGCTTAAAGAACTCATAGAAGAAATAAAACTTATGGATGAAACCGGCCTGGATTTTTTTGGCATTGGCGAGCACCACCGGCCCGATTATGCCGTATCGGTTCCTGAAATTATACTGGCCGCTGCAGCTACTGTAACCAAAAATATTAAATTGGGCAGCGCTGTAAATGTCATCAGTTCATCTGACCCTGTGAGGCTGTACCAAAGTTTTGCCATGATTGACCTATTATCAAACGGCCGGGCAGAATTGATGGCAGGAAGGGGAAGTTTTATAGAATCGTTCCCTATTTATGGTTTTAAGTTGGAAGATTATGATGAGCTATTTGAAGAAAAATTACACTTACTCGTAAAAATAAATAAAGAAAATCCCATTACCTGGAAAGGCAAACACAGGGCTGCTTTAAATCATCAACTTATTTTGCCCAGGCCCATAAATAACCATTTAAATATGTGGGTTGCTGTTGGCGGCACCCCGGAAAGTGTTTTAAGAGCAGGCAACCTTGGGCTTCCGGTAATGTTTGCCATAATTGGCGGCAACCCGGCACAGTTTAAACCGCTTTTTGATTATTATAAAAAAGTGTACAACCTTGCCGGGCATAGTGAAAACAAAATGCAGGTGGGTGTACACATGCATGCATTTTTTGGAGAAAAAAGCGGGGCCGTTGCAAATGAGTACTATCCTGTGTATGCAGCACAAATGAACCGCATTGGCCAAACCCGCGGCTGGCCTGCTTATTCCCAAAACCAATACGATATTGGAAGAGGAAAAAATGGCCATTTAATTATTGGAGATGCCAGCGAAGCTGTAGAAAAAATTCTGCAAATGCAGGAAATGTTTGGCTTAACCCGTTTTTCTGCCCACATGGATATGGGCGGGCCTTCTCATACATCCCTAATGAAATCAATAGAAATATTTGGTGATAAAATTTCCCCAAAAGTAAGGGCTGCTTTAAAACAAAAGGGTTAA
- a CDS encoding transketolase family protein yields MLSTIEVTGKKDTRSGFGDGILEAARLNNKIVALTADLAGSLKLGGFMKEFPERYFQCGIAEANMMGIAAGLTIGGKIPYTTTFANFSTGRVYDQIRQSIAYSNKNVKICASHAGLTLGEDGATHQILEDIGLMKMLPGMTVIVPADYNQTKAATKAIANMNGPVYLRFGRPVWPIFTKEEDFVIGKAQKLNDGKDISIFACGHLVWIAVEAAKVLEAKGISVDLINLHTIKPLDVTAVLNSVKKTCCAVTAEEHNIIGGMGDSVAQVAAKHFPIPIEYVGTNDTFGESGKPEELLVKYGLTADHIVAAAEKAISRKK; encoded by the coding sequence ATGCTTAGTACAATTGAAGTAACCGGAAAAAAAGATACAAGGAGCGGCTTTGGAGATGGTATATTGGAAGCAGCCCGTTTAAATAATAAAATTGTTGCTTTAACGGCAGATCTTGCCGGGTCGCTCAAGCTGGGCGGCTTTATGAAAGAGTTTCCTGAAAGATATTTTCAATGCGGCATTGCAGAAGCTAACATGATGGGCATTGCTGCAGGTTTAACCATTGGGGGTAAAATACCTTATACCACCACATTTGCCAACTTTAGCACCGGAAGGGTGTACGACCAAATACGCCAAAGCATTGCTTATAGCAATAAAAATGTAAAAATTTGTGCATCACATGCCGGCCTTACCCTTGGCGAAGATGGCGCTACCCACCAAATTTTGGAAGATATCGGCTTAATGAAAATGCTGCCGGGCATGACAGTAATTGTGCCTGCAGATTATAACCAAACCAAAGCTGCCACTAAAGCCATTGCCAATATGAATGGCCCTGTTTACTTACGCTTTGGCAGGCCGGTGTGGCCCATTTTTACCAAAGAAGAAGATTTTGTAATTGGCAAGGCACAAAAGTTAAATGATGGAAAAGATATCAGCATTTTTGCCTGCGGACATTTGGTATGGATTGCTGTAGAAGCAGCAAAAGTTTTAGAAGCAAAAGGCATCAGCGTTGATCTTATTAATTTGCATACAATAAAGCCACTGGATGTAACGGCAGTATTGAACTCTGTTAAAAAAACCTGTTGTGCCGTAACGGCCGAAGAGCATAATATTATTGGTGGAATGGGCGACAGTGTTGCACAGGTTGCAGCTAAGCATTTTCCTATACCTATTGAATATGTAGGCACCAACGATACTTTTGGTGAAAGCGGAAAGCCGGAAGAGTTGCTGGTAAAATATGGCCTCACTGCAGACCATATTGTTGCGGCAGCAGAAAAAGCAATTTCACGAAAAAAATAA
- a CDS encoding inorganic phosphate transporter yields MATILIVVIVLALIFDYINGFHDAANSIATIVSTKVLTPFQAVVWAAFFNFVAFFIFSDHAVANTVAKTVKPEVVSGTGGIIIILSGLIASIIWNLFTWWFGLPSSSSHTLIGGFAGAAIAAAGFNSIDTAMIMKTVIFIFLAPLIGMFISIFITLVTIQKNFWLKIAIIAAVVSACMLFIPFKKEFEKWALLGLSVVFVTAYFINYFRGETAARTGRMFKRLQLVSSAVFSIGHGGADAQKVMGIITAALIAGGNISEFSQMPDWVPLACYTAIGIGTMSGGWKIVKTMGTKITKVTPLEGVCAETAGAITLFTATNLGAPVSTTHTITGSIIGVGATKRLSAVRWGVTVNLIWAWILTIPVSALLASGTYCLIKFFM; encoded by the coding sequence ATGGCCACTATTTTAATTGTAGTAATTGTTCTTGCCTTAATTTTTGACTATATCAATGGGTTTCATGATGCAGCCAATTCTATTGCCACAATAGTATCTACCAAAGTGCTTACCCCTTTTCAGGCGGTGGTGTGGGCGGCTTTTTTTAATTTTGTAGCCTTTTTTATTTTTAGCGACCATGCGGTAGCCAATACGGTAGCCAAAACGGTAAAGCCCGAAGTAGTTTCCGGCACCGGTGGCATCATTATTATTTTATCCGGGTTAATTGCCTCGATTATATGGAATTTATTTACCTGGTGGTTTGGCCTTCCTTCTTCCTCTTCGCATACGCTTATTGGCGGTTTTGCAGGTGCGGCAATAGCTGCAGCTGGCTTTAATAGCATTGATACGGCTATGATTATGAAAACGGTAATTTTTATTTTCCTGGCACCCTTAATTGGGATGTTTATTTCCATTTTTATTACTTTGGTAACTATTCAAAAAAATTTTTGGCTCAAAATTGCCATCATTGCTGCTGTGGTTAGTGCATGTATGTTATTTATCCCTTTTAAAAAAGAATTCGAAAAATGGGCCTTATTGGGTTTAAGTGTGGTGTTTGTTACGGCTTATTTTATTAATTATTTTAGAGGCGAAACCGCTGCCCGTACCGGGAGGATGTTTAAGCGTTTGCAATTAGTTTCATCTGCGGTATTTAGCATTGGCCATGGTGGTGCAGATGCCCAAAAAGTAATGGGCATAATTACTGCTGCGCTTATTGCCGGCGGCAACATTAGTGAATTTAGCCAAATGCCCGATTGGGTACCGCTTGCCTGCTACACTGCAATTGGCATTGGTACCATGAGCGGCGGATGGAAAATTGTAAAAACAATGGGCACAAAAATTACAAAGGTTACCCCATTGGAAGGTGTTTGTGCCGAAACCGCCGGCGCCATTACTTTGTTTACCGCAACCAACCTTGGTGCGCCGGTGAGCACTACGCATACTATTACCGGATCTATAATTGGCGTAGGCGCTACAAAACGCCTTAGTGCAGTAAGATGGGGCGTTACCGTAAACCTCATTTGGGCATGGATACTTACTATACCGGTTTCGGCCTTGCTGGCTTCAGGAACTTATTGCCTCATTAAATTCTTTATGTGA
- a CDS encoding amino acid permease, with protein MIMVSFVIGMGIFRTPVNVAKASLDPLGYLFAWVAGGFIALCGALTYAEIGSRYPVTGGYYKIFSLVYHPSIAFAINGIILISNASSVAAVALVGAEYISSVIFPTAQNLVLIRAAIAIFCILLFYSINLLGLKMSAKTQNALMVIKIGLVLLLIAPIFFSDRSLQETIMQQHHISPGLWEYLKAFGIGLVAVSFTYGGYQQVINFGEEVKKPSKTIPRAVFLGIGIIVLLYLLVNYAYLNVIGFEQLKSAENISAIMAGYIFGDAAGKIISVLLFLSVLSYVNSSLLSNPRVMQAMSEEGVLPKACGKRTAKNNVLFVSLNLFSALAILIVFWAKTFDKILSFSIFLDCFGMALSAATIFKLRKQTAHLDGSGIYKMKLFPVFPMLFILAYTFVAISIFIDEPFTALLALLILAVFIGIYFLRRYKNSR; from the coding sequence ATGATAATGGTGAGCTTTGTAATTGGCATGGGTATTTTTAGAACACCCGTAAATGTGGCCAAAGCAAGCCTCGATCCATTGGGTTATTTATTTGCATGGGTGGCTGGTGGTTTTATTGCCTTGTGCGGCGCATTAACTTATGCAGAAATTGGCAGCCGCTACCCGGTTACTGGCGGCTATTACAAAATATTTTCTTTAGTTTATCACCCTTCCATAGCTTTTGCTATAAATGGCATCATCCTTATCAGTAACGCTTCTTCAGTTGCGGCAGTTGCGCTGGTTGGCGCCGAATATATTTCGTCGGTAATTTTCCCTACGGCACAAAACCTTGTGCTCATAAGAGCTGCCATTGCTATTTTTTGCATTTTACTTTTTTATTCCATAAACCTTTTAGGATTAAAAATGAGCGCTAAAACGCAAAATGCCCTTATGGTAATAAAAATAGGTTTGGTGCTTTTGCTTATTGCCCCCATTTTTTTTTCCGACAGGTCGTTGCAGGAAACCATAATGCAGCAACACCACATTAGCCCCGGGCTATGGGAATATTTAAAAGCTTTTGGTATAGGGTTAGTAGCGGTATCCTTTACTTACGGCGGGTACCAGCAGGTGATAAATTTCGGGGAAGAAGTAAAGAAACCTTCCAAAACTATTCCCCGGGCAGTGTTTTTGGGTATTGGTATAATTGTATTGCTCTACCTGCTGGTAAACTATGCATATTTAAATGTTATAGGCTTTGAGCAACTAAAAAGTGCAGAAAATATTTCGGCAATTATGGCCGGCTATATTTTTGGTGATGCTGCCGGTAAAATAATTTCCGTTTTACTTTTCCTGTCGGTTTTGTCTTATGTAAATTCCTCTTTACTCAGTAACCCAAGGGTAATGCAGGCCATGAGCGAAGAGGGCGTTTTACCAAAGGCCTGCGGAAAAAGAACAGCAAAAAACAATGTGTTATTTGTTTCGCTAAACCTATTTTCGGCCCTGGCCATTTTAATTGTTTTTTGGGCAAAAACTTTTGATAAAATTTTAAGTTTTTCTATTTTCCTGGATTGTTTTGGTATGGCCTTATCTGCTGCAACAATATTTAAATTACGAAAACAAACGGCCCACCTTGATGGTTCTGGGATTTATAAGATGAAACTATTCCCGGTGTTTCCAATGTTGTTTATTTTAGCTTATACTTTTGTTGCTATAAGTATTTTTATTGATGAACCATTTACTGCATTGCTGGCCCTGCTTATTTTAGCCGTATTTATTGGTATATACTTTTTGCGGCGGTATAAAAATAGCCGGTAG